In a single window of the Pseudochaenichthys georgianus chromosome 16, fPseGeo1.2, whole genome shotgun sequence genome:
- the mboat7 gene encoding LOW QUALITY PROTEIN: lysophospholipid acyltransferase 7 (The sequence of the model RefSeq protein was modified relative to this genomic sequence to represent the inferred CDS: substituted 1 base at 1 genomic stop codon) — MSPDELVYLGILAASIPVGFLFRYLSPPVKQGAALLLGLSVAIVTCQIHTLHSLVTVIGTWIIIKISWRHAPALSLGWSFLYLLFFRLVTWFGLPAPTPFANAIQLLLTLKMVSLANEVNSFHMEKKKDVSSFAKSPVIGGLSQVPSLYDMLSYSYCYAGYYDGXVCPFFRFQTYVDWLQQPSPQTLPGWGPCLQRMKLVPLYGALFISVNSVFPLAYVRTDEFLDENFFFRYFYMIAVFFVFRMRFYAAWCGAEAGFITAGLGCYPEKALSKPGGGPTVNYSPDPSTDETYDFKTIQNIDCYNTDFCVKVRHGMRYWNMTVQWWLHHYIYPNAPFRAYALRAGWTMFISAYWHGLHVGYYLSFLTIPLCIAAESAMESSVRARLGPSGQNIFDWVHWFLKMRSYDYMCMGFVLLKASDTIHYWASIYFSMHIIAIACIIIGRVLKGGKKEGRRVEKEDKKEGEKTENVTTGEKTD; from the exons ATGTCTCCCGATGAGCTGGTTTACTTAGGAATCCTCGCTGCCTCCATCCCTGTTGGGTTCCTCTTCCGTTACCTCA GTCCTCCTGTGAAGCAGGGGGCAGCTCTTCTTCTGGGCCTCTCTGTCGCCATCGTCACCTGTCAGATCCACACGCTCCACTCTCTGGTGACGGTGATTGGAACATGGATTATTATAAAGATCAGCTGGCG GCATGCCCCAGCATTGAGTCTCGGCTGGAGCTTCCTCTACCTCCTCTTCTTCCGGCTGGTCACTTGGTTCGGTCTTCCAGCACCGACACCTTTCGCCAACGCCATCCAGCTGCTTCTCACTCTGAAG ATGGTGAGTTTAGCAAACGAGGTGAACAGCTTCcacatggagaagaagaaggacGTGAGCTCCTTTGCCAAGTCTCCTGTCATTGGTGGTCTGTCTCAGGTGCCCTCCCTCTACGATATGCTGTCCTATAGCTACTGCTATGCCGGGTATTATGACGGGTAAGTCT GCCCGTTCTTCCGCTTCCAAACGTACGTTGACTGGCTGCAGCAACCGAGCCCGCAGACCCTGCCCGGCTGGGGGCCGTGCCTGCAGCGCATGAAGCTCGTTCCTCTCTACGGCGCTCTGTTCATCTCCGTCAACTCCGTCTTCCCACTCGCCTACGTTCGCACAGACGAGTTCCTGGATGAGAACTTTTTCTTTAG GTATTTCTACATGATAGCAGTGTTCTTCGTGTTCAGGATGCGTTTCTATGCAGCGTGGTGCGGAGCTGAGGCTGGTTTTATCACTGCAGGTCTGGGCTGCTATCCAGAAAAAGCGCTGTCCAAACCTGGAGGAGGACCCACTGTCAACTACAG TCCTGACCCCAGCACTGACGAGACGTATGACTTCAAAACCATCCAGAACATCGACTGCTACAACACGGACTTCTGTGTGAAGGTCCGCCACGGCATGCGTTACTGGAACATGACGGTGCAGTGGTGGCTGCATCACTACATCTACCCCAACGCCCCCTTCAGGGCCTACGCCCTCAG GGCCGGCTGGACCATGTTCATTAGCGCATACTGGCATGGACTTCATGTGGGCTACTATCTCTCCTTCCTCACCATCCCTCTGTGCATCGCAGCCGAGTCGGCCATGGAGTCGTCGGTCCGAGCTAGATTGGGTCCGTCTGGTCAGAACATCTTCGACTGGGTTCACTGGTTCTTGAAGATGAGGTCGTACGACTACATGTGCATGGGCTTCGTGCTGCTCAAGGCCTCTGACACCATCCACTACTGGGCGTCCATCTACTTCAGCATGCACATCATCGCCATCGCCTGTATCATCATCGGCAGGGTTCTGAAGGGAGGGAAAAAGGAAGGAAGGAGAGTTGAAAAAGAGGACAAAAAAGAGGGAGAGAAGACTGAAAATGTAACAACGGGAGAGAAAACAGACTAA
- the rps9 gene encoding small ribosomal subunit protein uS4 isoform X1, protein MPVARSWVCRKTYVTPRRPFEKSRLDQELKLIGEYGLRNKREVWRVKFTLAKIRKAARELLTLDEKDPKRLFEGNALLRRLVRIGVLDEGKMKLDYILGLKVEDFMERRLQTQVFKLGLAKSIHHARVLIRQRHIRVRKQVVNIPSFVVRLDSQKHIDFSLRSPYGGGRPGRVKRKNAKKGQGGTGGADDEEED, encoded by the exons ATGCCCGTTGCCAGGAGTTGGGTTTGTCGCAAGACTTATGTCACCCCCCGCCGCCCCTTCGAGAAGTCCCGTCTCGACCAGGAGTTGAAACTCATTG GCGAGTATGGTCTGAGGAACAAGCGTGAGGTGTGGAGGGTCAAGTTCACCCTGGCCAAGATCCGCAAAGCTGCCAGAGAGCTCCTCACTCTTGACGAGAAGGACCCCAAGCGTCTGTTTGAAG GTAATGCTTTGCTCAGACGTCTGGTGAGGATCGGCGTACTCGATGAGGGTAAGATGAAGCTTGATTACATCCTCGGCCTGAAGGTCGAAGATTTCATGGAGAGGAGGCTGCAGACACAGGTCTTCAAGCTTGGACTCGCCAAGAGCATCCACCATGCCCGTGTCCTTATCCGCCAGAGGCATATTCG TGTGCGAAAGCAGGTGGTGAACATCCCCTCCTTTGTGGTTCGCCTGGACAGCCAGAAGCACATCGACTTCTCCCTGAGGTCTCCATACGGTGGTGGACGCCCAGGCCGCGTCAAGCGAAAGAACGCCAAGAAGGGCCAGGGTGGCACTGGAGGCGCTGACGACGAGGAGGAAGATTAA
- the rps9 gene encoding small ribosomal subunit protein uS4 isoform X2 → MPVARSWVCRKTYVTPRRPFEKSRLDQELKLIGEYGLRNKREVWRVKFTLAKIRKAARELLTLDEKDPKRLFEGNALLRRLVRIGVLDEGKMKLDYILGLKVEDFMERRLQTQVFKLGLAKSIHHARVLIRQRHIRGPSTFNALG, encoded by the exons ATGCCCGTTGCCAGGAGTTGGGTTTGTCGCAAGACTTATGTCACCCCCCGCCGCCCCTTCGAGAAGTCCCGTCTCGACCAGGAGTTGAAACTCATTG GCGAGTATGGTCTGAGGAACAAGCGTGAGGTGTGGAGGGTCAAGTTCACCCTGGCCAAGATCCGCAAAGCTGCCAGAGAGCTCCTCACTCTTGACGAGAAGGACCCCAAGCGTCTGTTTGAAG GTAATGCTTTGCTCAGACGTCTGGTGAGGATCGGCGTACTCGATGAGGGTAAGATGAAGCTTGATTACATCCTCGGCCTGAAGGTCGAAGATTTCATGGAGAGGAGGCTGCAGACACAGGTCTTCAAGCTTGGACTCGCCAAGAGCATCCACCATGCCCGTGTCCTTATCCGCCAGAGGCATATTCG AGGACCATCAACTTTTAACGCTCTCGGCTGA
- the tmc4 gene encoding transmembrane channel-like protein 7, translating to MSSEPQRPGSREVHDYTEEYGYHSDQQSLRVRRDPSRVSNQNQPQFDWSSPHEEEDEEGSSGPPRDLRTTPLPMALKRAIRQVQQMQVPVVSSRDSWKRKNAKSLRKLKDCGMGFLSFFSLWSKTLQKIGGNFGGGVQSYFLFLRFLVVLNFVSFLLIAGFVLVPSIVFRSVGAALVNSTGQGACMVYDPNPEGLVVFYNYFLDLLSGTGFMEYSYLFYGYYNNTMVEDKNISYNIPLAYLFTAVFYFVFCLICIIARMGTAARVVVATGSSTVGDYSMIVFTSWDYGCLGDRATKLKQKNIHYQLQVDLEEESIKKRAAALTLSQKMVLYSLRVSMCFVSFGLIIAAFYGIFAATEFSQVKSGQGGILGLFFEYLPSIVITVGNFVVPLLCDQIALIEQYSPSTTVIVALLRAVFLRLVSLGVLLFTLWRQITCEGAENTGECKLCQYNHLLYPCWETRVGQEMYKLTLFDFLINIAVLVLVEFPRRMVVDNWSNKLSQWVGRQEFVVPANVLGLVYGQTVVWTGALFCPLLPLINTLKFILLFYFKKITLFHNCRPALKTFRSTTSTFFFLVVLLFGLGLGTVVMIYSLSEIRPSMGCGPFRFFPSMWSIVPTSFNNLSIITQEFLFFIGSQSFSIPLFALSCVVMCYVVALASVYGKSVALLRAQIKLEGRDKQFLVKQIEMLSRRQQILKQTAGASS from the exons ATGTCCAGTGAACCACAGAGACCAGGCTCCAGAGAGGTGCATGACTATACTGAAG AGTATGGTTACCACAGTGACCAGCAGTCACTAAGGGTAAGACGGGATCCGTCTCGAGTGTCCAATCAGAATCAGCCTCAGTTCGACTGGAGCTCGCCCCAcgaagaggaggatgaggagggcaGCAGTGGACCGCCTCGAGACCTCAGAACCACTCCCCTGCCCATGGCTCTGAAACGAGCTATAAg GCAGGTGCAGCAAATGCAGGTGCCTGTGGTTTCCAGCAGGGATTCGTGGAAACGGAAAAATGCCAAATCTCTGCGTAAACTCAAAGACTGCGGCATGGgattcctctcctttttctctctgtGGAGCAAGACTTTGCAAAAGATCGGAG GGAACTTCGGAGGTGGTGTCCAGTCCTACTTCCTGTTCCTGCGGTTCTTGGTGGTGCTCAATTTTGTTTCCTTTTTACTGATTGCTGGATTTGTCCTCGTCCCCAGCATCGTCTTCAGATCCGTCGGGGCCGCACTTGTTAACAGCACAG GTCAAGGGGCATGCATGGTTTATGATCCTAATCCTGAAGGCCTGGTGGTGTTCTATAATTACTTCCTTGACTTACTTTCAGGAACG GGTTTCATGGAGTATTCATACCTGTTTTATGGCTACTACAACAACACAATGGTGGAGGACAAGAACATCTCCTACAACATCCCGCTGGCCTACCTCTTCACCGCTGTCTTCTACTTTGTCTTCTGCCTAATTTGTATCATAGCGAG GATGGGGACTGCTGCTCGAGTTGTCGTGGCAACGGGAAGCAGCACCGTGGGCGACTACAGCATGATCGTGTTCACCAGCTGGGACTACGGTTGCCTGGGAGACCGAGCTACCAAACTGAAGCAGAAGAACATCCACTACCAGCTGCAG GTGGATCTGGAGGAGGAGAGCATAAAGAAAAGGGCAGCCGCTCTGACTTTGTCTCAGAAAATGGTCTTATACTCTCTACGTGTTTCTAtgtgttttgtttcatttgGGCTCATTATAGCAGCCTTCTATGGCATCTTTGCAGCCACCGAGTTCAGCCAG GTAAAGAGTGgtcagggagggatcctgggtTTGTTTTTTGAGTATCTGCCTTCTATCGTCATCACCGTCGGAAACTTTGTGGTGCCGCTGCTGTGTGACCAGATCGCCCTGATAGAGCAATACTCCCCCAGCACCACCGTCATTGTGGCACTGTTACG GGCAGTGTTTCTTCGGCTGGTGAGTCTGGGTGTTCTCCTCTTCACCCTGTGGCGTCAGATCACCTGCGAAGGGGCTGAAAATACTGGAGAATGTAAACTCTGCCAATACAACCATTTACTTTACCCG TGCTGGGAAACGCGTGTAGGACAGGAGATGTATAAACTGACTCTGTTTGACTTCCTCATCAACATCGCTGTGCTCGTCCTAGTGGAGTTTCCACGCAG gATGGTGGTGGACAACTGGTCCAATAAGCTGTCTCAGTGGGTGGGTCGACAGGAGTTTGTGGTTCCCGCCAACGTGCTCGGACTGGTTTATGGTCAGACAGTGGTTTGGACTGGAGCTCTGTTTTGCCCTCTGCTGCCGCTCATCAACACCCTCAAGTTTATCCTCCTCTTCTACTTCAAGAAG ATTACACTCTTCCATAATTGTCGGCCAGCACTGAAGACGTTTCGCTCCACCACCTCCACCTTCTTCTTCCTGGTGGTGCTCCTGTTTGGCTTGGGCCTGGGCACAGTTGTCATGATATACAGTCTATCTGA GATCCGTCCTTCAATGGGTTGCGGCCCTTTCCGTTTTTTTCCCAGCATGTGGTCGATTGTGCCAACATCTTTCAACAACCTCTCCATCATTACACAGGAGTTTCTCTTCTTCATCGGTTCTCAGTCATTCTCCATCCCCCTGTTTGCATTATCTTG TGTGGTGATGTGCTATGTTGTGGCCTTAGCCTCCGTCTATGGAAAAAGTGTTGCCTTGCTAAGAGCTCAGATTAAACTG GAGGGCCGTGACAAGCAGTTCTTGGTGAAGCAGATTGAAATGCTGAGTCGACGACAGCAGATACTAAAACAGACAGCAGGAGCATCTAGCTGA